The candidate division KSB1 bacterium DNA segment TAGCCCCGAGGCTGAGAGCTATGAGGGAATGTTATTAGAATTCCACAACGTTACCGTGACCGATCCGTTCCCGGATCGACCGGCAAATTACGGGGAGATTGTCATCGATGATGGGAGCGGAGGGTATCGCGTGGGCGATGATTTTAGCATTGCTTATCGCGGGAATTTAGATTCCACATTCGCATTGGGAGATAAAATTGAGAAGATTATCGGCATCGGCAATTTCTCTTTCTACCATTACAAGCTCGATCCGCGCAATGAATCGGACATCATCGGCCATACCACGGGGATTAAACAAAAGCGAGTTAGTCACGAATTAATATATGATTTGAGCCAGAACTATCCGAATCCATTCAACCCAACGACCACGATCGCCTATCGAATTGGGAAAAAGGGAGCCGTGGAGTTGAGCATCTACAACGTGCTGGGGCAAAAAATCAAAACGCTGGTGGATGAAGTGAAACCGGCTGGCAATTACCAGGTCTCGTGGGATGGCACCAATCAACTGGGACAACTGGTTTCCAGCGGAATTTATTTCTACAGCCTAAAATCGGGCGAATTTATCAAGACCAATAAGATGGTGTTGTTACGATAACCAGCGCGCCACACCCACTGATGATAAAAAATATTCTACTGGTAAGGTCCAAATTGTTTGTCATCAGTGGGACTCCGGGCATCAAATTTAAATTCCGAAAATGATTACTGAATTGAGATCAAAAATGAAGTGGCGATTGATGCTGGTGGGATTGGGATTTCTGTTGGTTGTTAGCTCTTGCGGTCAACGGTTGACGGATCAGCCGCTTCCCAATCAACCACCGAATACCTATCTCACATTTTTTCCGGATAGCACATTGGCGACCACCACCAGCCGACAGGTATTGCATTGGTGGGGTGATGATCCAGATGGACGAGTGGTGAAATTTTTGTTGACCTGGAACACCAGTGTGCCAGTGCCGTCACAATTGATCCCGGCTGATCCGCCCCTAGGCTGGCAGGTCACCACTGCAACAAGCGATACCTTTTCGCTTAAATTTTTGCAACTCGATACGATCTACACTTTCCGCGTCAGCGCGGTTGATGATCAGGGCCTGGTCGATCCAACACCTGCAACCCAATCGTTTCCTGTTGCCAACAGTCGACCGCAAGTGGAATTTGTCCCTGGTACAGAAATTCCAGAGACGACCTTTACAGTTGCCTCGTTTTACTGGAAGGGGACTGATCTCGATGGTGATGAAACGATCGCTTTCTATGAATATGTGCTCGATGACACGAATGGGACGTGGAACTCGGTGCCAGGATCCATGCCATTTGTGAATTTAAAATTGCCCGATGCCATAAGCAATGCCAATCATGTTTTCTATTTGCGCGCCATCGATATCGCTGGTGTCCCCAGCCCGATCGTCCGCATGCCTAAAAAGGAATTACAAATTTGGCACGTCAAGCGTCCTACTGGAAAGATTCTTCTCATCGACGACTATGAGGTGGTCGATGCCGATGAGGTGCTCTATCAGCAAACGCTCGATAGTTTGGGACTGCCATATTCGCTCTGGAACATCAAGCTCAATCGGGACAAGGACAATCGTTATGATCTGATGCCAAGTTCGGTCGAAATGTTTGCCGAAACGATGTTGCTGTTCGATCGAATTATTTGGTACACCGATGCGAAACCGCATTTCGAAGCGGCGCAGATTGCGATCCCTCGGTACCTGAAAGAGGCCAATAAAAAAATCATTTTCTCCACCCAGTTCAAAGAGTTCTTCTCTCAACAGGGCGATCCACTGGAATTTTCACCAGTTGATAGCTTGGTGCCCAAATCGTTCGATGTTTTTCCTAATACCTTGTTGGAGCCAACGGAAAACAAACCCGGTTTTCCGATCTTAAAAGCCACCAAATGGATACCCTTTGTCAAAGAACTGGTGCCTAAGCCCAGCGCCAAGGTCATCTATCGACTGCAAGAGAATCCAGCGCTCTGGTCCGGGAAGCCGGTGATCGCCGTTTCCAATGCTGAAAACACGTTCTATTTCTTTGGTGTGCCATTCCATCAATTAAATGCGAACAAGAACTTGAAAAAGCTATTGGCGATCATCATAAAGGATGAATTTGGACTCCCATAATGAAATGTCTGATTGAATGCGAAACGCTTCGGCTACCGCAAACACTGAAGATGAAACTGATATCAAATTTTTTTCTGGGTTTTGATCCTAATCAGTAAGCTATACGACTGAGACATTATGATGGAGTATTTTTTAAGAGGGGCTTGAAGCTATTGCCAATTGTCCTTTGTAAAAAATGAACGTTTCCCTTTTATTAAGTTATCAGGATAAAAATGAACAGGAATATCAAAGTTGTGGTCTCCTTGCTTATAATGTTTGGAGCAGCACTGCTGATCAATCCAGAGCACCTCTGGTCGCAGAGCAAAGGGGCTATTAAAGGTAGGATCATTGATGCGGAGACTAAATCTGGCCTGCCCGGCGTGAACGTGCTGGTAAAAGGCACTTATTATGGGGCGGCAACTGATTTAGAGGGGAAATTTCTGATTCCAAGCCTCAATCCTGGAGATTATACGTTACAAATTTCGATGATCGGCTATACCATGGTTCAAAGGACTGGGGTTAGGGTCTTGGCTGGTCAAACCACGGAGCTAATGGTGGAATTGCAGCCGACTGTTTTAGCGCTCGGCCAGGAGGTAACGGTCATCGGTGAGCGTCCGCTGTTCAACATCGATGAAACGGCCACGCGGCGTACATTGACCAGCGGGGAACTGGAGAAAAGTACCCTGAAGAGCATCAGAGATATCGTTGCAGCGCAAGTGGGAGTAGTCAAATCTGACGATGAGATCCACATTCGCGGCGGCCGCTCGTACGAGAATGCCTTTTTATTAGATGGCATCTCGGTTCAGGATCCGTTGGCTGGCACTGGGTTTGGCTTACGTTTGAGCACGGATGCAATTCAGGAGATCGAGATTATCACTGGCGGATTTAACGCTGAATACGGTCAGGCCATGTCTGGCGTAGTCGATGTGAAGACCAAAGAAGGTGATCAGAATTTTCATGGTTCGATAAGCTATAAACGCGATCATTTGGGCAATTATGACCCAGATCTGCCGTTGATCGGGACCTTTAGCCGGCGCAGCCGATTTAGTTTTAATACCGATATTCTCGAGCTCAGCCTATATGGCCCGGAGCCGCTCAGTCACTATGTTCTGCCAGCGATCGGATTAAAGATTCCGGGCAAATTGTTTTTCTTCACTAACGGGCACATGAACATCAGCGATGATTTCACCAAGCGCGCCGCCCGACAACTCTACTCCTCTACCTTCTATGGGGAACGATTTGCCCCCCGCGAGATGAACAACTGGTCGGGCATGTACAAACTTACCTGGCGCATCGATCCTTCTCATAAGCTGATTGCGGCTTACAACCAATCCGTGTCCATCAACCAAAATACGCAATCATTGCAGACCAATCTGGAGTATGTGCCACCAGGACCAGGCTACCCATATGAGTATGAGAAGAACCTGGACAATTTCAATACCTTCACCCATTTCAACGACCAATTTAGCCTCCATTGGACCCAAACGATCAGTTCGCGAACGTTTTACGAGTTGAAATTATCTCGCTACTTTGCCAATTTGCGCAGCGATTGGCAGGGCAAGCATTGGAGCGAATATCAGGAGCCCAAGGACATCGTCACCCAGCCGGTGGAATACTTTTATTCCCCGGATAGCGCCAGCATCTATGTCATCCCTGGAGATGGTTTTTGGGATTATGGCAATTCCACCACCTGGCACGATCATTATGTCGAAGATTATACCCTGAAATTCGATATTTCCAGCCATCGCAGCGATCGACATAAAATGAAAGCTGGCCTTGAGATGACTTATCGGGAGATGCAATTGATCGATATCTATCGCCCCTGGTTCGGCGAGCTGGGATTGAACAACGACATCTATCGCGTTCACCCCAACTTCGGCGCAGCCTATATTCAAGACAATATCACCTTTCGAGGTCTGATTGCCAATCTTGGTATGCGGTTCGATTATTGGTTCCCTGGGGAATATGTGGACAAAGCCATTGAGGATCCAGAAATTGTCACTATTTCTGACGCCACCCGGATCAATTACAAGCGGGATACTTATAGCCTGTTCGGCCATCGTTTCAAAGCGCGGCTCAGCCCAAGGATCGGTGTATCCCATCCTATTACGGATAATCAGATGCTATTCTTTTCGTATGGCCATTTTTCCAAGCTGCCTCGGCCACAGTTCGTCTACGCCAAGCTGGGTAAATTCAGCGCAAAATCCACCTTTCAAAAATTTGGCAACCCGAATCTCAATCCCGAGACCACCGTTGCTTACGAACTGGGACTGAAGCACAAATTCACCGAGAACGACGTATTTACGATCACCGCGTACTATCGGGATATTTTCGATTACGTCACCACCGTTTCGTTTCAGGGCACCGGTCGATTGGCAGGACGTTCGTTTATTACCTATATG contains these protein-coding regions:
- a CDS encoding TonB-dependent receptor is translated as MNRNIKVVVSLLIMFGAALLINPEHLWSQSKGAIKGRIIDAETKSGLPGVNVLVKGTYYGAATDLEGKFLIPSLNPGDYTLQISMIGYTMVQRTGVRVLAGQTTELMVELQPTVLALGQEVTVIGERPLFNIDETATRRTLTSGELEKSTLKSIRDIVAAQVGVVKSDDEIHIRGGRSYENAFLLDGISVQDPLAGTGFGLRLSTDAIQEIEIITGGFNAEYGQAMSGVVDVKTKEGDQNFHGSISYKRDHLGNYDPDLPLIGTFSRRSRFSFNTDILELSLYGPEPLSHYVLPAIGLKIPGKLFFFTNGHMNISDDFTKRAARQLYSSTFYGERFAPREMNNWSGMYKLTWRIDPSHKLIAAYNQSVSINQNTQSLQTNLEYVPPGPGYPYEYEKNLDNFNTFTHFNDQFSLHWTQTISSRTFYELKLSRYFANLRSDWQGKHWSEYQEPKDIVTQPVEYFYSPDSASIYVIPGDGFWDYGNSTTWHDHYVEDYTLKFDISSHRSDRHKMKAGLEMTYREMQLIDIYRPWFGELGLNNDIYRVHPNFGAAYIQDNITFRGLIANLGMRFDYWFPGEYVDKAIEDPEIVTISDATRINYKRDTYSLFGHRFKARLSPRIGVSHPITDNQMLFFSYGHFSKLPRPQFVYAKLGKFSAKSTFQKFGNPNLNPETTVAYELGLKHKFTENDVFTITAYYRDIFDYVTTVSFQGTGRLAGRSFITYMNLDYSRARGIELEYKKRAGRFFTGSFSFSYSIATGKSSSPDDALLVAKGSLEEKPITENYLIWDRPFQGNASINLFIPNKKAPKIWGIKLPDDWNLNFRLYTQSGKRYTPAYFTGNYIKSGTKLRPEYRTDVDNPYSKVAQYWMWVDLNFEKYFKIAGINWTFSIEVLNLFNQKNSNIINPVTGRAYEYGDPTPNSWNDPLYPDVQAPLDPYPFNPARYLNPRNVKLGLKVRF